A region from the uncultured Holophaga sp. genome encodes:
- a CDS encoding LiaF domain-containing protein encodes MTPEPETRKNLLSPRLVMGIILIVLGALIGLDQLDLVFLPPHFFISLWPLVLVLLGFMKLRQRPERRTGAYILIGVGAFLLLSRFSHGEVSSLIGPLFLIGIGILVVLGALKRHRNVPVELKQSQDFLQGTAILSGFKQQVTSSDFKGGELTAIMGGFEVDLRQASMVQETARLDVFALFGGGEIRVPEGWNISIQTTAIAGGIHHKAVPAASGGAARPTLVLTGLVLFGGAEVKH; translated from the coding sequence ATGACGCCTGAGCCTGAGACGCGCAAGAACCTCCTGAGTCCCCGTCTGGTGATGGGCATCATCCTGATCGTGCTGGGTGCCCTCATCGGGCTGGACCAGCTGGATCTGGTCTTCCTGCCCCCCCACTTCTTCATCTCCCTTTGGCCCCTGGTCCTGGTGCTCCTGGGCTTCATGAAGCTGCGCCAGCGTCCGGAGCGGCGTACCGGGGCCTACATCCTCATCGGGGTGGGGGCCTTCCTGCTCCTCTCCCGCTTCAGCCATGGAGAGGTCTCCAGCCTCATCGGCCCCCTTTTCCTCATCGGGATCGGCATCCTGGTGGTCCTGGGTGCCCTCAAACGCCACCGGAACGTGCCCGTGGAGCTCAAGCAGAGCCAGGACTTCCTGCAGGGCACAGCCATCCTCAGCGGCTTCAAACAGCAGGTGACCTCTTCGGATTTCAAGGGGGGTGAGCTGACGGCCATCATGGGAGGCTTCGAGGTGGACCTGCGGCAGGCTTCCATGGTGCAGGAGACAGCCCGCTTGGATGTCTTCGCCCTCTTCGGGGGCGGGGAGATCAGGGTGCCGGAGGGCTGGAACATCTCCATCCAGACCACGGCCATCGCCGGGGGCATCCACCACAAGGCGGTACCCGCCGCCAGCGGTGGAGCTGCCCGCCCCACATTGGTCCTCACAGGTCTCGTCCTTTTCGGTGGGGCGGAGGTGAAGCATTGA
- a CDS encoding YigZ family protein, with amino-acid sequence MRRPTASCTHRFREKASVFLTELHPAASPEERSLILAGLRKRDFDATHHCSAWRSGCPVEAWGADDDGEPSGTAGAPMLKVLEGGGLTDLLVVCIRWFGGTKLGTGGLVRAYTDGVQGVLAEAEAQGLFEEVRVLRRGSIEVAPEAAHLPFSVLGAFAEVEILGQDFLGSRAVVRFAIPPGREAQLEKAWQERSRGGLVHWEG; translated from the coding sequence TTGAGGCGTCCCACCGCAAGCTGCACCCACCGCTTCCGGGAGAAGGCCTCCGTCTTCCTGACTGAGCTTCATCCCGCCGCATCCCCCGAGGAACGCTCTCTCATTCTGGCGGGGCTCCGGAAGCGGGACTTCGATGCCACCCATCACTGCAGCGCCTGGCGCAGTGGGTGTCCTGTGGAGGCCTGGGGTGCCGACGATGACGGTGAACCCTCTGGCACCGCCGGGGCCCCTATGCTCAAGGTTCTGGAGGGGGGGGGGCTGACGGATCTGCTGGTGGTGTGCATCCGCTGGTTCGGTGGCACCAAGCTGGGGACTGGCGGCCTGGTGCGGGCCTACACCGATGGGGTCCAGGGGGTCCTTGCCGAGGCCGAGGCGCAGGGGCTCTTTGAGGAGGTCCGGGTCCTGCGGCGAGGGAGCATCGAGGTGGCGCCCGAGGCGGCTCATCTGCCTTTTTCGGTGCTGGGGGCCTTCGCCGAGGTGGAGATCCTGGGACAGGACTTCCTGGGCTCCAGGGCTGTGGTGCGTTTTGCCATCCCTCCCGGGCGGGAGGCCCAGTTGGAGAAGGCCTGGCAGGAGCGCAGCCGGGGGGGGCTCGTCCACTGGGAGGGGTGA
- a CDS encoding type III pantothenate kinase, whose protein sequence is MGLLLAIDVGNTNIVLGLFDLSRDSESPALQAWRISTSRERTPDEYGVASLALLRHHGIEPNQITHVAISSVVPPLHPVLDAWIQSYFNVNPFWVGPGIRTGLKVVLDNPSELGADRIVNCVAGIERYGVPLIAIDFGTATTFDVVNAKREYLGGLILPGLKISAEALFQRASRLPRVEIAEPERLVGRNTVQAMQSGLFYGYVGQVDGILERLLTEYPDARVVATGGLARTIAAATRHIHDCDPDLTLDGLRILWLKNHR, encoded by the coding sequence ATGGGCCTTCTTCTTGCCATTGATGTGGGCAACACCAATATCGTTCTGGGGCTCTTCGACCTCTCTCGGGACAGCGAGTCCCCTGCTCTGCAGGCCTGGCGGATCTCCACGAGCCGGGAGCGGACACCGGATGAATACGGAGTGGCCAGTCTGGCCCTGCTCCGGCACCACGGCATCGAGCCGAACCAGATCACCCACGTGGCCATCTCCAGCGTGGTCCCGCCCCTCCATCCCGTGCTGGACGCCTGGATCCAGTCCTACTTCAACGTGAACCCCTTCTGGGTCGGGCCCGGCATCAGGACCGGCCTCAAGGTGGTACTGGACAACCCCTCCGAGCTGGGCGCGGACCGCATCGTGAACTGCGTAGCGGGCATCGAGCGCTACGGCGTGCCCCTCATCGCCATCGACTTCGGCACCGCCACCACCTTCGACGTGGTCAATGCCAAGCGCGAGTATCTGGGCGGCCTCATCCTCCCCGGGCTCAAGATCAGCGCTGAAGCCCTCTTCCAGCGGGCCTCCCGCCTGCCCAGGGTGGAGATCGCCGAGCCGGAGCGCCTGGTGGGGCGCAATACGGTCCAGGCCATGCAGTCCGGCCTCTTCTACGGCTATGTCGGCCAGGTGGACGGCATCCTGGAGCGGCTCCTGACCGAGTATCCCGATGCCCGCGTGGTAGCCACCGGCGGCCTCGCCCGCACCATCGCGGCCGCCACCCGCCACATCCACGACTGCGACCCGGACCTGACCCTGGATGGGCTGCGCATCCTCTGGCTCAAGAACCACCGGTGA
- a CDS encoding biotin--[acetyl-CoA-carboxylase] ligase, translating into MKLPLIILPEVDSTQAFLQRHPELGFCAVLATSQTAGRGRGEHAWESPAGAGLWLSAALPLPQLAPGIVLQRAMGAVAELLQTPEVPLGLKWPNDLVARRGSGLVKVGGILGELQENRMILGLGINLSAAPSIPGRPIPPACLRDLGLEPPSAPELARGILQAWSRWDREPHPAFRWPAPGEAVAWEGDQGRCLGWLDDGRLELQTPGGPRQLSAGDLRSLTQLA; encoded by the coding sequence GTGAAGCTTCCCCTGATCATCCTCCCCGAGGTGGACTCCACCCAGGCCTTTCTCCAGCGGCATCCGGAGCTGGGCTTCTGCGCGGTGCTGGCCACCTCCCAGACCGCTGGACGGGGTCGGGGGGAGCATGCCTGGGAGAGCCCCGCGGGAGCGGGCCTCTGGCTCTCCGCAGCCCTTCCCCTACCCCAGCTGGCCCCTGGCATCGTACTCCAGCGGGCCATGGGCGCCGTCGCCGAGCTGCTGCAGACCCCCGAAGTCCCCCTGGGACTCAAGTGGCCCAACGACCTGGTGGCCCGGCGCGGCTCCGGCCTGGTCAAGGTGGGCGGCATCCTCGGCGAACTCCAGGAGAACCGCATGATCCTGGGCCTGGGCATCAACCTCAGCGCCGCCCCCAGCATCCCTGGTCGCCCCATCCCTCCAGCCTGCCTCAGGGATCTCGGCCTGGAGCCCCCCTCCGCCCCCGAGCTGGCCCGCGGGATCCTCCAGGCCTGGAGCCGCTGGGACCGCGAACCGCACCCCGCATTCCGCTGGCCCGCCCCCGGCGAAGCCGTAGCCTGGGAAGGCGACCAGGGCCGCTGCCTCGGCTGGCTCGACGACGGCCGTCTCGAACTCCAGACCCCGGGCGGTCCCCGCCAGCTCAGCGCTGGTGATCTCCGCAGCCTCACCCAGCTTGCCTGA
- a CDS encoding DUF4365 and DUF1817 domain-containing protein — translation MSPNLPKYSRAARQGDLGVDIVSRVITNKFGWLFRRIHQEHDFGIDAQVDIVLEDGSVTGQVFALQIKCGRSFFEDRNHWGFIYHGSRKHFNYLDTFPMPVLIVLCEPETQECYWEVFDPAITSASGNNWKMTIPRDNVLAGSRETILNLLPPKSDAINRADFHWAMNDAIEDHDCVLYVVSRQEVDSLDISNVLVFFDRIRLTRELAMHCQGKIEISFHGYDEDPRELFEIPEIRSYVPRFIEAVQDLFFFVYTGERAQGLRNIMLCLADVEVKSRIPGENGQIPIEINTDKVAQFLESHFPGLNRMTNWLKMPIEENRRISNAVIESMGFNPEPD, via the coding sequence ATGAGTCCTAACTTGCCAAAATATAGCAGAGCTGCACGTCAAGGCGACCTTGGCGTAGATATCGTGTCACGGGTTATTACCAATAAATTTGGATGGCTTTTCCGTAGAATCCATCAGGAGCATGACTTTGGAATTGATGCACAGGTTGATATTGTCTTAGAGGATGGTTCAGTAACAGGACAGGTTTTTGCCTTGCAGATAAAGTGCGGTAGATCATTCTTCGAGGATCGCAATCACTGGGGTTTCATATATCACGGATCTCGTAAGCATTTTAACTATTTAGACACCTTCCCAATGCCTGTTTTGATAGTTCTGTGCGAACCCGAAACTCAAGAATGTTATTGGGAAGTATTTGATCCTGCCATAACATCTGCTTCCGGAAATAACTGGAAAATGACTATTCCTAGAGATAACGTCCTTGCTGGTTCGCGGGAGACTATCTTGAACCTATTGCCTCCAAAGTCGGATGCTATCAATAGGGCTGACTTTCACTGGGCTATGAATGACGCAATAGAAGATCATGATTGCGTCTTGTATGTTGTGAGCCGCCAAGAGGTTGATTCATTAGATATATCCAATGTCCTCGTATTCTTTGATCGGATTCGGTTGACTCGAGAATTGGCAATGCACTGTCAGGGGAAAATAGAAATTTCGTTCCATGGGTATGATGAAGATCCAAGGGAATTATTCGAAATACCCGAAATCAGGTCCTATGTTCCACGCTTTATTGAGGCAGTCCAGGATCTTTTCTTCTTCGTCTATACAGGGGAACGCGCTCAAGGGCTAAGAAACATAATGCTTTGTCTCGCTGATGTAGAGGTTAAATCAAGAATCCCAGGTGAAAATGGGCAAATTCCCATAGAAATCAACACGGACAAGGTGGCTCAATTTCTTGAAAGCCATTTCCCAGGACTCAATCGGATGACTAACTGGTTGAAGATGCCTATTGAGGAAAATAGACGCATTTCCAATGCGGTCATCGAATCTATGGGGTTCAATCCGGAGCCAGATTAG
- a CDS encoding methyl-accepting chemotaxis protein — MIANLYRNLKIGFKLLIPVSVLCVVLAVTVALAVKDTYHDMVRFEAFSSEYLVPISELGRCRAQMLKTYITSQRYCEASAEERPGIMAELASVDSDFEASWRKYIAGSATDTERQHAASYREHVDRYIKSRNAALVYAKQGNIQRAKENLARESFPILQRSIEYWKQIMADNVSQADAEAQASRSNFKKHASVGIGFSLVGLIVSIVLVFIVLRTIQHALSSVNKTLDSVASGNLQAVCGLQSRDELGTMGKTLDGMVLRLRSLLSSIRTEADGVASGATQLSASAEQMAVTGAEVARSADNQRIGAERMASGMTELAASIEAVSQGSHASLERVNLAFDATQRGSEAGQATLQAMQAIHDTAQQIAKAVNVIQEIAQQTNLLSLNAAIEAAKAGEHGKGFAVVAEEVRKLAERSSVSAKEVAQQIGEANAAIRNGQTTVSATADLLVEIRNILEEFASVTKEAALATDEQARAGQEVAGQVDASVQESSSIASAITEMSATTAEVASTSSELHRLAESLRSQVETFNL, encoded by the coding sequence GTGATAGCTAATCTCTACCGAAATCTAAAGATAGGTTTTAAGTTGTTGATACCGGTTTCGGTCCTGTGTGTCGTTCTTGCGGTTACCGTTGCGCTAGCCGTCAAGGATACTTATCACGACATGGTCAGGTTTGAGGCGTTCTCTTCGGAGTACCTCGTCCCGATTTCAGAGCTTGGTCGGTGCCGAGCTCAAATGCTGAAAACATACATAACCTCCCAGCGGTACTGTGAAGCTTCTGCCGAGGAGAGACCCGGCATCATGGCAGAACTCGCATCCGTGGATTCCGACTTTGAGGCATCTTGGAGAAAATACATAGCTGGATCAGCTACAGATACTGAGCGTCAGCACGCAGCATCATACAGAGAACATGTTGATAGATACATTAAGTCTAGAAATGCTGCTCTTGTATATGCGAAGCAAGGGAATATTCAGCGGGCGAAAGAAAACCTTGCTCGTGAATCCTTCCCGATTCTTCAGCGCTCAATTGAGTATTGGAAGCAGATAATGGCTGACAACGTGAGTCAAGCTGACGCAGAGGCGCAGGCAAGTCGTTCAAATTTCAAAAAGCATGCCAGCGTAGGCATTGGGTTTTCTCTGGTCGGATTGATTGTGAGCATTGTTCTGGTCTTTATTGTATTGAGGACTATTCAGCACGCTCTATCATCTGTGAATAAAACACTGGATTCGGTAGCCTCCGGCAATCTCCAGGCTGTTTGTGGACTCCAGAGTAGGGACGAGCTAGGAACGATGGGCAAAACCCTGGACGGAATGGTTCTTCGTTTGCGCAGTCTGCTGTCTTCCATCCGGACAGAAGCCGACGGAGTCGCCAGTGGGGCAACCCAATTGTCAGCATCGGCAGAGCAAATGGCGGTAACAGGAGCAGAAGTGGCTCGGAGTGCCGACAATCAGAGGATTGGGGCAGAAAGAATGGCGTCTGGTATGACCGAACTGGCGGCTTCAATCGAAGCTGTTAGCCAGGGGTCGCATGCGTCCCTAGAGCGAGTCAATCTTGCCTTTGACGCAACCCAGAGGGGGAGTGAAGCAGGTCAAGCAACCCTCCAGGCGATGCAGGCAATCCATGACACCGCTCAGCAAATCGCCAAAGCAGTGAACGTTATCCAAGAGATTGCCCAACAGACCAACCTGCTCTCGTTGAATGCGGCAATCGAGGCTGCCAAGGCTGGCGAGCATGGTAAAGGCTTTGCAGTTGTCGCAGAGGAGGTTCGAAAGCTTGCAGAGCGCAGTTCCGTTTCCGCTAAGGAGGTTGCACAGCAAATTGGCGAAGCGAATGCGGCAATTCGGAATGGTCAAACTACGGTTTCCGCAACGGCTGATTTGTTAGTAGAGATCCGGAATATCCTTGAAGAGTTTGCCAGTGTGACCAAGGAAGCGGCTCTCGCCACTGACGAACAGGCTCGTGCTGGGCAGGAGGTCGCAGGTCAAGTTGACGCAAGCGTGCAGGAAAGCTCCTCAATTGCGTCTGCCATCACCGAGATGTCTGCAACTACTGCAGAGGTTGCAAGCACCTCCTCAGAGCTGCACAGACTTGCCGAGAGTCTCCGCAGCCAGGTGGAAACCTTTAACCTGTAG
- a CDS encoding nuclear transport factor 2 family protein, with amino-acid sequence MTLGAVNHGLLNSYLDAIDAMDLDRLLACFASDIEFQLAETTPVLVGKDALRAFYEERWHSFSGQKALRRRSFTNGLEVITMAEIEVTIPEMGEGFFILPIAQRFVFDSSGLIVKLTDFLDFKSAIRASRL; translated from the coding sequence ATGACGCTCGGCGCAGTAAACCATGGGCTCCTCAATTCTTATCTCGACGCTATCGATGCGATGGATCTGGATCGACTGCTCGCCTGCTTCGCTTCCGACATTGAGTTTCAGTTGGCAGAGACGACCCCGGTTCTCGTTGGCAAAGATGCCCTCCGAGCTTTCTATGAAGAACGCTGGCACTCCTTCTCAGGTCAAAAGGCACTGCGAAGGCGAAGCTTCACCAACGGGCTTGAGGTCATCACGATGGCGGAGATCGAAGTCACCATCCCAGAGATGGGGGAGGGGTTCTTCATTCTCCCCATCGCCCAGCGATTCGTCTTTGACTCGTCCGGATTGATTGTGAAGCTTACAGATTTCCTGGACTTCAAGAGCGCCATCCGAGCCTCTCGTCTGTAG
- a CDS encoding nuclear transport factor 2 family protein produces the protein MAFDVSTYGLLKPFLDAIDAMDLDRLIACFSPEVEFQLAETTPVLVGKAALRMFYEEHWHSFSGQKAISRTFLTNGLEVISISELKVPIPEMGEGLFILPIVQRFVFEPSGLIVKLTDFLDFKRAIHTS, from the coding sequence ATGGCTTTTGATGTATCAACCTATGGACTTCTCAAGCCATTTCTCGACGCCATAGATGCAATGGACCTTGATCGTCTGATTGCATGCTTCTCTCCCGAAGTTGAGTTTCAGCTAGCTGAGACAACGCCGGTCCTTGTTGGTAAGGCTGCTTTGCGCATGTTCTATGAGGAGCACTGGCACTCCTTCTCTGGTCAGAAGGCGATCAGTAGGACCTTTCTTACCAATGGACTCGAAGTCATCTCTATTTCAGAACTTAAGGTTCCAATTCCGGAAATGGGAGAGGGACTTTTTATCCTTCCTATTGTCCAACGATTTGTCTTCGAACCATCAGGTCTGATTGTAAAGCTCACAGACTTTCTCGATTTTAAACGCGCTATTCATACCTCCTAA
- a CDS encoding site-specific integrase produces the protein MLTTFKNGLAKHESGTYHYCFRLNGKQYKGSTRATDMVTARKVLEEKRREALLGKPVLTGSVMTVSDLVAEWVRTHERTVSWQHQKSVRDVAKNWIVPSVGRKPFGQVTTGMVADIRNAVLEKGLKPATANHVLRVVSLLWNYAVDAGYLEALPFKVKPLRIQKQPRAIVPATSLKRFLAAVDQEAQNQHVRVILRVMIGLGLRESEALGMRWEWFDIPNQTYTVGKAKGKEARVLPVPSWLMQSILEMPKPQISEWVFPSALDGKPHRAQFCKKVLQRVCAKLKLGNVTQHRLRATFASLHAEAGTPVTEIQGMLGHKNIATTMIYVETSLDAKRKAQDALSLKLGLA, from the coding sequence ATGCTCACTACCTTCAAGAACGGACTCGCCAAGCACGAGAGCGGGACCTATCACTACTGCTTCCGTCTGAACGGGAAGCAATACAAGGGCAGCACCCGAGCCACCGACATGGTTACGGCTCGCAAGGTCCTTGAGGAGAAGCGCCGGGAGGCTCTTCTCGGCAAACCTGTCTTGACTGGATCGGTCATGACCGTTTCTGACTTGGTTGCAGAGTGGGTGCGGACTCATGAGAGGACGGTCAGTTGGCAGCACCAGAAGAGTGTCCGGGATGTTGCCAAGAACTGGATCGTGCCCTCTGTCGGTCGGAAACCCTTTGGGCAGGTTACGACTGGCATGGTGGCGGATATCCGCAATGCGGTGTTGGAGAAGGGGTTGAAGCCTGCCACGGCGAATCATGTGCTTCGGGTAGTAAGTTTGCTGTGGAACTATGCTGTTGATGCAGGCTATCTGGAGGCTCTGCCCTTCAAGGTGAAGCCGCTACGAATCCAGAAGCAGCCTCGGGCAATCGTGCCCGCCACTTCCCTGAAGCGTTTCCTGGCTGCGGTCGATCAGGAGGCACAGAACCAGCATGTTCGGGTGATCCTTCGCGTGATGATCGGGCTTGGTCTTCGTGAATCCGAAGCCCTGGGGATGCGTTGGGAGTGGTTCGATATCCCCAATCAGACCTATACGGTTGGCAAGGCAAAGGGGAAGGAAGCCCGTGTTCTGCCTGTCCCGTCCTGGTTGATGCAATCCATCCTAGAGATGCCCAAACCTCAGATCAGTGAATGGGTGTTCCCCTCTGCGCTTGATGGGAAGCCTCATCGTGCCCAGTTCTGCAAGAAAGTGCTCCAGCGAGTCTGTGCAAAGCTGAAGCTTGGGAATGTCACACAGCATCGCCTCCGGGCTACATTTGCCAGTCTCCATGCCGAAGCCGGAACACCCGTCACAGAGATCCAGGGAATGCTCGGACACAAGAACATCGCCACCACGATGATCTACGTCGAAACGTCCCTGGATGCCAAGCGGAAAGCCCAGGACGCTCTCAGTCTCAAACTCGGTTTGGCTTGA